Genomic segment of Streptomyces longhuiensis:
CCAGTCAGGGCGCGCCCAGAGCTGCGCCTACGGTGGTGAAGTCGAGCAGGACCAAGGTCGAGCTACTGGACTGCCTCGACGGATCCAAGTGGATGAAGGTGAAGCCAGGCGGACAGGCGGATGGCGTGCCGGGAGGCCACTACCGCACTGAAGCGACTGTTGTTCGCCACTCCTCCGGACAGTGGAAGGTCTCCAAGCTCTACTCGGCGGAGGCAGGCTCATGCATGACGTGAGGCGGGGTCTCCCGGCGCCGCGCTGGGGCGTTGCAGTGACGCTGTCCCTGTGTCTCTTCTGGCCACTAGCGACGCCGAGTTGGGCGGGTGACGGAGGTTCGACCTGGGACGTCGCAACGGGAGTGAAGTGCCGCCAGCCGGGGCGGTGTGGTGTCGGCGCGAGGAGCAGGGCACGTCCGGCGAATGAGGGGAGGCCGAAGGCGTCCTCGCCGCACAGGGCTTCGGCGGGAAATGGAGGTGATGGTCCGAAGGGGCCACCGACGATCGAGTCGGATGGCTGGGAGTACGACCTCGGTAATGGGATGGGGATCCTCCCTCGATTCGACGGTGACAAGGCGAAGCCGCGGGGACGTGATGTGGAGCCGAAGCCGGATCCCGCGGCGGTCGCGCAGCAAGTGGTGCGGGAGTTGGTGCTGCCCGATCCGGTGATCCAGACCAGCCCGGACGAGAAGCACGCGCAGTTGGTGCGGGTGCCGACCTGGATGTGGTTGGACGGGGCGATGTGGAAGCCGGTGGCGAAGACCGCGAAGGTGCCTGGGGTTTCGGTGACGGCTACGGCTACACCGCGTTCGGCGACATGGCGCATGGGCGATGGCGAAACCGAGGTGTGCGAAGGCTCTGGGACGCCGTACTCGTCAAAGTTCGTCGCGGATTCGAGCTCTCCAGACTGTGGGCACACATACGTGCGCTCCTCCGCCGGCCAGCCGGACGACGCCTACACCGTGTCGGTGACTGTCACGTGGGACGTGGAATGGCGCGGCGGGGGCCAGCAGGGCCTCATTCCGGGGCTGCAGACCCAGGCGCAGATGCCCTTGCGGGTCGCTGAGGCACAGGCGCTGGTCACCGCCTGATTGCCGAGAAGGGCGAAAGTACCGGGGCCGGAGGGCCCTGGGCCAGATCTTCTTGAACGAGAACGAGTTAGGTGAAGTGTGGGTACCTCTTTGTCTTCTTCCAGGTCGGCGGGTGCGAACGGTGCGTGGGCGCGGCTCAGGCCGCCCAGGCAGCCGGCCGAGGGCCCGCCTGCAGGTGGCGGGCCGGTGGGGGCGCCGCGGCGGTGGCGGCCGGGGCTGGTCGCGCTCGGCGTCGCCGGGGCCATCGCCTGCGCGGGCGGTGTCGCGTGGACGGTAGGTAATGCCGGAGAGCGGCAGCCGGTGCTGTCCGTGGTGCGTCCGGTGGCTGCGGGTGAGGTGATCGAGGCGCGTGACGTGGGTGTCGTACGACTTGGTGTCGATGATGCCACGCAGTTGGTCCTCGCTGGCCATCGGGATGCGGTGATCGGTCGGCGGGCCGTGGTGCCTTTGGTGTCCGGGCAGTTGCTCGCGCCCGGGCAGCTGGGCGACGCGGCCGGGTTCCCGCCGGATGGGCAGGCGCTCGTCGTCGTGGGTGTGGAGCCGGGGATGCTGCCCGCTGGACTGGCGCAGGGACAGCGGATCGCTGTGGTGCCCGGCGCCCTGCCGGGCGGACGTGGCACGGCTGACGCAGAGGCGAAGGTGCCGGATCCGGTGCTGGGTGTGGTGAACGCGGTGGGGCGGCCGGAGTCGGCGTCCGGCAAGGGCGCTGTGACGGTGCTCGTGGATGCCGGGGCGGTGCGCCGGGTGGCGCAGATGAGCGACCCGAGGGTCGCGGTGTTGAGCACGTCTGTGAAGGCGGTGTCCTGATGCGGCAGATCGTGGCGCTCGGGTCACTCAAGGGAGCGGCGGGGGTGAGCACGCTTGCTCTGGCACTGGCCGCGGCGTGGCCGCCCAGCGGTGCGGTGCCGCCCTTGGTGGTGGAGGCGGATGCTTCCGGGGGCGACCTTGCAGTGAGGTTCGGACTGTCGGACATGGCGGGCCTGCTCGCGTTGGCGGCCGGCGCCCGGCGGCCTGGGGCGGAGCGGGACCTTGAGGCCTGTACGCAGGAGATTGCGGGAGGTCTGCGTGTGGTGGTGGCGCCGACCGGAGTGGATCAGGCCCTGCCGAGCGTCGCGGAGGTAGCGGCATGCCTGCCCGTGCTGCGCGGTGATGCCGGCAGCGAGGGGACGGTGCTGCTCGATCTCGGGCACCTTGGTGCTGCCCCGTCGCGGGAGCTGGCGCGGGCGGCGGACCGCTTGGTGCTGGTGGCCCGGGGCAGCGCGGACGCCCTGGCCCATGTGGCCGCTCGCCCCGAATGGCTGGAAGGAATCCCGACGGAGCTCGCCGTCGTCGGGAAGTGCCGCTACTCCGAGTCCGACATCGCCCAGGCGCTCGAGATGGAGCGGGACAGGATCCACTTGCTGCCCTGGGATGTCCGGGCCGCGGAGGCGTTCGCCGGTACTGCGCGTGTGACCGAAGGGCGGTGGCGCCGGTCGCCGCTGGCCCGGGCGGCATTCGTCCTGGCGCGGCGGCTGGCAGGGGCCGATGCGGGCGTGGCGCGTGGCGGGTTGTGCGGCGAGTTGGCGCAGCTCGGCTCGCGCGCCCTGCCCAGCCAGCTGCTCGGCCGGTCCGGGGCATTGCGGTCGCTGGAGAAGGGTGGTGCGCAGTGATGGACCATGTCGTGGCCGCGGAGAAGTTCCGGGAGAACATCGCCGCGAACCTGACCGGCTTCGCGCATTCGCGCAGTGAGGCTGGACTGCCGGTGCAGAGCGGTGGTGAACGTCGCACGCTGGCGAGGAAGCTGCTCGCCGATGAGATCGCCTCCCACAACCAGGGCCGACTGAGAGTGGGAAAGCCTGCCCTGAGTGATGTGGAAAGGGAGGGCATCGAACGCTCGGTGATGGAGTCCCTGTTCGGCCTCGGCTCGCTACAGGAGCTCTTGGACGACGGGCGAATCGAGAACATCCAGATCAACGGCGCGGACCAGGTCTTCGTCCGCTACGCCGACGGAACCGAGGAGCAGCGTGCCCCCGTGGCCGCCTCCGACGGTGAACTCGTCGATCTCGTACGGCAGATCGCGGCGCGCTCGGGCCTGGAGGAACGGCGCTTCGACCGCGGATCACCGAGCCTGAACGTCTGCCTGCCGGACGGGTCCCGCTTGTTCGCGGTCATGGCACTTTCGCACCGTGTGGGGCTGACGATCCGCCGGCATCGCTTCAAGCGCGTGACCATGGACGACCTGGTCGACCGCCTCGGCGTGTGCGACCGGCGCCTGGCAGCGCTTCTGACCGCGCTGGTGCGGGCTCGGAAGAACATCATCATCGGCGGCGGCACCAACGTCGGAAAGACCACCCTAGCCCGCGCCCTGGCCTCGGTGATCCCACCGTACGAGCGGCTGGTGACGATCGAGGACACCTTCGAACTAGGGCTGCACGAGGACACGCTCGCGCACCCCAACGTGATGGCCCTGCAGGCCCGTGAAGCGAACCTGGAGGGCGAGGGCGCCGTCGACCAGGCGGAGCTGGTGCGCTGGGGGCTTCGGATGTCTCCGGACCGGGTGATCGTCGGGGAGATCCGCGGCCCGGAGGTCGTGCCGATGTGCAACGCCATGAGCCAGGGCAACGACGGCTCCCTCTCCACCATCCACGCTTCCACCTCACGCGGGGTGTTCACGAAACTCGCCGCCTACGCCGCCCAGTCACCGGAGCGGCTTTCGCTGGAGGCGACGAATCTGCTGGTCGCCTCGGCCGTGCACTTCGTGGTGCATGTGGGCTGGGACGCGGACGGCAGGCGCGTCATCGACTCGATCCGCGAGGTCGTGGACGCCGACGGCACGCAGATCGTCTCCAACGAGGTCTACAAGCCCGGCCCCGACGGGCGCGCCGCGCCAGGGGCGCCGGTGCGCACCGAAACCTTCGACGAGCTCGTCGACGCAGGCCTGGACGTGGACCTCCTGCGCGCCGAGCGGCGGAGGACTCCATGACCCACCACGTGCTCATCGGACTGTTGCTGGGAGCAGGGCTCGCCCTGTCCCTCTGGCTGACCGTGTACGGCGCCCTGCCGAGCCCGCCCGGCCGCCGCACCGCACAACGGCGGTTGCGACTGCCCCTGCAGGCGAGCGGGCGGCAGTGGCTGGTCGCCGCTGTCACCGCCGCCCTGACAATGGCCCTCACAGGCTGGCCAGTTGCAGGGCTCCTCACCATGGTCGGCGTACTCACCCTGCCGCGACTGCTGGGACGAGACCGCCAAGCAGCGGCCCGCACGACCAGGCTGGAAGCCGTCGCCACCTGGGCAGAGATGCTGCGCGACACCCTGTCCGCGGCGGCCGGACTGGAACAGGCGATCCTCGCCACAGCCCCCATCGCCCCGCCCGCCCTGCGCGAGCAGACGGCCCGCCTTGCGACCCGCATCGACGACGGGCATCCGCTGGGTGAAGCGCTGCGCACCTTCGCCGACGAGGTCGACGACGCCACCTGCGACATGGTCACGGCCGCACTGGTCATGGCCGCCGAACGCCAAGCCCGCCAACTTTCCGGACTGCTGGGACAGTTGGCGGCCGCGACCCGGGAACAGGTGACCATGCGGCTCAAGACGGAGGCCGGGCGCGGGCGGGTGAGGACCTCGGTGCGCGTCATCACCTGCACCACTCTGGGCATGGCTGGGGGACTGGTCGTCCTCAACCGCCCCTACCTCACTCCGTACGCGAGCGCTGAGGGACAACTCGTCCTCGCCTTGGTGGGCGGCCTGTTCGCCCTCGCCTTCTGGTGGCTGATGAAGATCGCCACCCTGGAGGAGGAACCCCGGGTCCTGAAAACCGTACGTCCCGCGCCGGGGGAGGCGGGGGTCCGATGACCGTGATTCTTCTCGGGCTGGGTCTCGGCGGATTCCTGGCACTTGCGGTGTACGGCATCAACCCGCCCCGCGCCTCCCTCGCCGACACACTCGCGAGACTCGGCAACCCCCCGGCCGCACCACCATCGGCGGCCGTGGAAGACAAGGTAGAGGGCTGGGCGACGCGGCTCGGGTGGCGTGCCGTGCCGACACTGAAGGCCCTGGGCCTGCCCACGCGGAGCCTTCGCGACGACCTCACGGTCGCCGAGGTGCCGGTCGAGCGTTTCCTGGCAGAGAAGGCGGCCGCCTTCCTCGCCGGCCTTCTCGCGCCGAGCGTCGCGTCACTGCTGCTCTGGGCGCTGACCGGCAGCGGATTCGGTGTGCGACTGACGGTCCTCGGCTCACTGCTGACCGGCACGGTGCTGTTCTTCACCCCAGACCTGTCCGTACGCGCCGAGGCCCGCAAGCGCCGCAAGGAACTGCGCCACACCCTGTCCGTCTTCCTCAACCTCGTCGTCATCGCCCTGGCGGGCGGTGCCGGCATCCACCAGTCCCTCGCGGACGCCGGAGCCAATGCGCACGGATGGGGCGCGGCCCAATTGCGCCGCGCCCTGACCGCCGCGGAGGTCGGGCGAACCAACGTCTGGCACGAGCTGGGCGAACTGGGAGCCCGCACCGGCGTGCGGGAACTGACGGAACTCGCGGCGACGGTCTCACTCGCCGGCAGCGAAGGCGCCAAGATCCGCGTGTCGCTGGAGGCCAAGGCCGCCGCGATGCGCACCCGCAGCCTCGCCGAGGCCGACGGCGCCGCGCAGTCCGCCACCGAACGCATGTCGCTGCCCGTCGTCGTCCTCTTCGCGGGCTTCCTCGTCTTCATCGGCTACCCGGCCCTGCAGAACGTTCTCGCCGGCCTGTAGCCACACACACTCACTACGAAAACGGAGCTTGCCGTGAACCTTCGCTCGATCGAAGCCCGGACCCGCACCTGGTGGCGACGCGCCAGAAGGGCGATGGCCCAGGATGCCGGGTACTCCACCGAGACCGTCATCGTCACCGCCCTCCTCGTCATCATGGGCCTCGCGGTCATCGGCATCATCGCCTCCAAGGTGACCGCCAAAGCGGGCGGGATCGACCTTGGCTAAAGGAAGCCAACGACGACGCATGAAGCGGCCGGCGGACCGTGGGGCCGTGAGTGCCGAGCTGGTCCTCGTGGTCCCGCTGCTGATGACCCTGCTGCTACTCATCGTGCAGTTCGCCCTCGCGCTCCACGCCCAGCACATTGCGCAGACGGCCGCCTCCCGCGCCTTGGCGGCCGCCCGAGCCCAGCACGCCACCGCCGCGGCCGGAGACGCGCGCGCCGCGGCCACGCTGCGACTCCTGGGCGGCCGGATCCTCACACATCCCACAGTGAAGGTCAGCCGCGGCGCCGAGAACGTGGTGACACATGTCGAGGGCGAGGTCGTTGCGGTGGTACCGGGACTGCATCTGCGGGTGGCAGGAAACGCTGCGGGACCGACCGAGAGATGGGCGGCACAGACAGGGTGATCGGATGCACGTGACCACTCACTTACACAGGCCACGGGATGCCGGGTCGGCGACGACCGAACTCGTCCTGGTGACACCGTTGTTGATCCTGCTGGCGCTGGTCGCCGTCGCCTTCGGCAAGCTCGTCGGCGCGCGCCTGGACGCCGACGAAGCCGCCCACCAGGCGGCCCGCGCCGCCTGCCTGGCACGCTCCACCGACGCGGCCCGGGCCAATGCCGGCCAGGCGGCCAACCGCAGCCTGACCGGAGCCGGATCCTCATGCACCAGCCCCCGGATCGCCCCCGAACTGGGCGCCTTCGCCCCCGGGGGAGTGGTGCGCGTGACAGTGACGTGCCATGTCTCCCTCGACGTCCCAGGCATGCGCAGCGTGGATGTCACAGCCTCGGCCGCTTCCGTCGTCGACCTGTATCGGGGAGTAGAGCCATGAGACGTAAATACCGACGACGCGCGGCGTGCGAAGACTCGGGACAGGTCACCGCAGTCGTCGTCGTGTCGGTGGCCGGACTATTCCTGTTCGCCGGACTCGTCATCGACGGCGGCCTCGCCCTGGCCGGGAAGGTACGCGCCGCAGACACCGCGCAGGAGGCCGCGCGCGCCGCCTGCCAGGAAGTCGACCTCGACTACCTGCGCGCCACCCACCGCACCAGACTCAACACACCACAGGCGGCTGCCGTGGCACGCGGACGGGTGGCCGCCGTCGGCGACACCGCCCGCGTGCAGGTACGCGAGGACCAGGTACGAGTCAACGTCACCCACATCCAGAAAACCCAGGTTCTCTCACTGGTCGGCCTGGACCGGCTCACAACCACCGCATCCGCCACCGCCCACATCGAACTCGGCACCACCACCCCCTGGGATCAGGGCACCCAAGGAGCGCCCTGATGACAAGACCGGCCCCGGCTCCCCACACACCAAACCGGCTGACTGCCGCCGTGCGACTCCTGGCCTCCGGCAGCGCATTCACCGCGGCGGTGGCCGGCATCCCCTACGTTCTCCTCACCACCCTCGGCACGCCCTGGCCCAGCCAAGTCACCTCATTCAACGAGCTGGCCACGCGCCTTGGGCAACCGATCAGCGACCCCTTCGTCCTCCAGATCCTCGCGCTCGTGGGCTGGGCCTGCTGGGCGTACTTCACGGCCACCGTGCTGCGCGAAGCGCTCTGGCTGCTACGGCGCCTTCCCACGCTCGTACGGGACACGGCGCTCCTACGGCGACACACCGCAACGCTGCCCGCCCACCGGGCCGCCGCCGCACTCCTCGTCGGCACCCTCCTCATCGCCCTGATCGCCATGTGGCGCCTGCCCGTCGCGCACGCCACAGCCCCTGCCACGAACCCCGCCGCAGCACCGATTGCGACCTCAGCGCCCCTGCATGCGCCACCCACGCGAACCGCTCGGCCAGAGCACGCCACCTACATCGTGCAACCCGGCGACACACTGTGGGACATCGCCGAACAGCACCTCGGCGACCCCCTGCACTGGCCAAAGATCTACCAACTCAGCTGCGCCATCCGGCAATCCGACGGCGAACTACTCTCCGACCCAGACCACATCCAACCGGGCTGGAGACTTCACCTGCCCGTCCACAACTCGCCCGCACCCGCGCCACGCCCGCCCCGGCCGTCCACCGAGACGCCCGCGCCGTCCCCCAGCACACCGACGCCCACCCCTGAGCCGGAGGAGCACCAGCCCCCCGACCGCAGCGAACACGGCAACGAGCACCGTCAGACGGACCAGCAGCAACAGGATGGCCGGACGGACCCGGACGATCGCCCGGCGACCATCCCGCTCGGCACCGCCTCCGCCATCGGCGTCACCACCGCTGCTGGCATCGCGGCGGCCCTCGGCTTCGCCCGCTGGCACGCTGCACGACGCCGCACCCCCAGCCTCGACACCCTCGCCACGCCCCTGGAGGACGACGACCTTCAGCTGGGCCAGGCCCTGCACCGCAGCAACCAAGCCCACCTGGCCAGCCGAGCCACCCGCCACCACAACCCCGACACCATGACCCGGCGCACCGCCCCGGCCGACCCCGAGCAGCCCGGCACCGTCACCATCGCCGAACGCACCGGCCGGGAAGTACACATCGACGCCCTCGCCGTACCCGGCGGCGTACACCTGGACGGGCCAGGCGCCGACGGCGCCGCCCGCCACCTGCTCATCGCCATCGCCGGTGCCGCCCAGCGACTACGCCCCACCCCGCCCCGCGTACAACTCCTCGCGGACACAGCGACCGTGCGCCGCCTGCTGCTCGGCATCGAGGCAGCCGTCCCGGCCTGGACCCTCACCGAACATCCCACCGAAGCGATCCAACTCGCTGAGCACGCGCTACTCGAGCACGCCCGCCACCAACAGCGCATGGACACCGAGGCGTTGGAACACGACGCACCCGCCCTCCATCTGCTCCTCCTGGACGGCGAAAGCCCCGACACAGACGCAGGTCGCCTGCAAGCCCTGGCCGCACGAGCCGACGCCGGCCAACTCGCCGTCGTCGCCCTCGGCGGCACGCGCGGCAGGGCCCAGCACCAGCTCTCCATCGCCGGGGACGGCACCTGCACCGGCGCCCCCGCCGCCCTGGACAGCGCCACGATGTTCGTCCTCACCCCCGACACGGCCAACGAACTCGCCCAAGGTCTGCTGGCCGCTCACGGACACCACACCGTCCCGCTCGGCCCCGCCGACGCCTCAACCCCCGAACCACGCCCCGCCACGGCACCTCATCGCCCCCACAATGCCCGTCCAAGCCCGCGCCCCCAGCCCCCTGATCCCGCTAAGGCCGCCGGGCCGCCGACCCGCCCGGTGCACCTTTCTCTCCTCGGAGGATTCAAACTCCTCGTCCACGGCAAAGAATGCACACTCGCCGACACCAGAAAAGAAGAGACCCGCGAATTCATCGCCCTCCTCGCCGCCCACGCGAACGGTCTCCGAGGCGAAGAAATCGCCGAGAAGATGCAACTCGCAGACGACCCGACCGAAATGAAATCCGAACTCGAAAACCTACGGCGCGCCGCCCGACGCGTCTTCCGCAGCGCCACCGGAAAAAAAGAGGTCGCCTTCATCACCCTCAGCGGCCCCATCCACCGCCTCGACCCGCAATACATCTCCACGGACGTCACCGCGTTCACCGACGCCCTCACCCAGGCCACCCGCGCCGACTCCCCGTACCAACGCGCCACAGCCCTCCAGCACGCCACCGCCCTCTACACCGGACAGCTCTGCGAAGGCGCCGACTACCTGTGGGCCCAGGGCCTCAGGACCGCCTTGCACCGCCGCGCCCTCGACGCCCTGATGCTCCTCGCCGAACACACCGCACAGCACTCCACCGACCCCGAACCCGCCCTTGACCTGCTCAACCAGGCCGCCGACCTCGACCCCGAAAACGAGCGCGTCTACCGGCGCATCATCCAGCTCCAGATCACCCTGGGACGCGACGATGCCGCCCACCGCACCCTGAGCCTGCTCACGGACCGCCTCGCCGCCATCGACGAGGCACCCGAACCCGCCACCCTCGCACTCCTCAACCAGGCCCCGCCCACGCGCTCGACTCCAGCCAGGAGCTCGTCAATCCGACGGTGAAGTCCTCCCGCTCGTCCCGACCCCCGTCCTGTCACGGGGATCCATCCCGCCGTCCTGCTTGCACAGGAGCACCCCGCAGGCGCGTCAGCCCAGGTCACGGCTCGATCCGCCACCGCGGACCGGGCCAGCCTGCATATCGGTACGAGAACCTGTCCCGATCTGCGGAACTGGCGGCCCACCCCTGCTCTCCCCTTCTACACAGCTCACTACCTCTCTGCTCACCATTGCT
This window contains:
- a CDS encoding MinD/ParA family ATP-binding protein translates to MRQIVALGSLKGAAGVSTLALALAAAWPPSGAVPPLVVEADASGGDLAVRFGLSDMAGLLALAAGARRPGAERDLEACTQEIAGGLRVVVAPTGVDQALPSVAEVAACLPVLRGDAGSEGTVLLDLGHLGAAPSRELARAADRLVLVARGSADALAHVAARPEWLEGIPTELAVVGKCRYSESDIAQALEMERDRIHLLPWDVRAAEAFAGTARVTEGRWRRSPLARAAFVLARRLAGADAGVARGGLCGELAQLGSRALPSQLLGRSGALRSLEKGGAQ
- a CDS encoding TadE/TadG family type IV pilus assembly protein, with product MTTHLHRPRDAGSATTELVLVTPLLILLALVAVAFGKLVGARLDADEAAHQAARAACLARSTDAARANAGQAANRSLTGAGSSCTSPRIAPELGAFAPGGVVRVTVTCHVSLDVPGMRSVDVTASAASVVDLYRGVEP
- a CDS encoding pilus assembly protein TadG-related protein encodes the protein MRRKYRRRAACEDSGQVTAVVVVSVAGLFLFAGLVIDGGLALAGKVRAADTAQEAARAACQEVDLDYLRATHRTRLNTPQAAAVARGRVAAVGDTARVQVREDQVRVNVTHIQKTQVLSLVGLDRLTTTASATAHIELGTTTPWDQGTQGAP
- a CDS encoding type II secretion system F family protein is translated as MTVILLGLGLGGFLALAVYGINPPRASLADTLARLGNPPAAPPSAAVEDKVEGWATRLGWRAVPTLKALGLPTRSLRDDLTVAEVPVERFLAEKAAAFLAGLLAPSVASLLLWALTGSGFGVRLTVLGSLLTGTVLFFTPDLSVRAEARKRRKELRHTLSVFLNLVVIALAGGAGIHQSLADAGANAHGWGAAQLRRALTAAEVGRTNVWHELGELGARTGVRELTELAATVSLAGSEGAKIRVSLEAKAAAMRTRSLAEADGAAQSATERMSLPVVVLFAGFLVFIGYPALQNVLAGL
- a CDS encoding SAF domain-containing protein, yielding MGAPRRWRPGLVALGVAGAIACAGGVAWTVGNAGERQPVLSVVRPVAAGEVIEARDVGVVRLGVDDATQLVLAGHRDAVIGRRAVVPLVSGQLLAPGQLGDAAGFPPDGQALVVVGVEPGMLPAGLAQGQRIAVVPGALPGGRGTADAEAKVPDPVLGVVNAVGRPESASGKGAVTVLVDAGAVRRVAQMSDPRVAVLSTSVKAVS
- a CDS encoding BTAD domain-containing putative transcriptional regulator — its product is MTRPAPAPHTPNRLTAAVRLLASGSAFTAAVAGIPYVLLTTLGTPWPSQVTSFNELATRLGQPISDPFVLQILALVGWACWAYFTATVLREALWLLRRLPTLVRDTALLRRHTATLPAHRAAAALLVGTLLIALIAMWRLPVAHATAPATNPAAAPIATSAPLHAPPTRTARPEHATYIVQPGDTLWDIAEQHLGDPLHWPKIYQLSCAIRQSDGELLSDPDHIQPGWRLHLPVHNSPAPAPRPPRPSTETPAPSPSTPTPTPEPEEHQPPDRSEHGNEHRQTDQQQQDGRTDPDDRPATIPLGTASAIGVTTAAGIAAALGFARWHAARRRTPSLDTLATPLEDDDLQLGQALHRSNQAHLASRATRHHNPDTMTRRTAPADPEQPGTVTIAERTGREVHIDALAVPGGVHLDGPGADGAARHLLIAIAGAAQRLRPTPPRVQLLADTATVRRLLLGIEAAVPAWTLTEHPTEAIQLAEHALLEHARHQQRMDTEALEHDAPALHLLLLDGESPDTDAGRLQALAARADAGQLAVVALGGTRGRAQHQLSIAGDGTCTGAPAALDSATMFVLTPDTANELAQGLLAAHGHHTVPLGPADASTPEPRPATAPHRPHNARPSPRPQPPDPAKAAGPPTRPVHLSLLGGFKLLVHGKECTLADTRKEETREFIALLAAHANGLRGEEIAEKMQLADDPTEMKSELENLRRAARRVFRSATGKKEVAFITLSGPIHRLDPQYISTDVTAFTDALTQATRADSPYQRATALQHATALYTGQLCEGADYLWAQGLRTALHRRALDALMLLAEHTAQHSTDPEPALDLLNQAADLDPENERVYRRIIQLQITLGRDDAAHRTLSLLTDRLAAIDEAPEPATLALLNQAPPTRSTPARSSSIRR
- a CDS encoding CpaF family protein, which encodes MDHVVAAEKFRENIAANLTGFAHSRSEAGLPVQSGGERRTLARKLLADEIASHNQGRLRVGKPALSDVEREGIERSVMESLFGLGSLQELLDDGRIENIQINGADQVFVRYADGTEEQRAPVAASDGELVDLVRQIAARSGLEERRFDRGSPSLNVCLPDGSRLFAVMALSHRVGLTIRRHRFKRVTMDDLVDRLGVCDRRLAALLTALVRARKNIIIGGGTNVGKTTLARALASVIPPYERLVTIEDTFELGLHEDTLAHPNVMALQAREANLEGEGAVDQAELVRWGLRMSPDRVIVGEIRGPEVVPMCNAMSQGNDGSLSTIHASTSRGVFTKLAAYAAQSPERLSLEATNLLVASAVHFVVHVGWDADGRRVIDSIREVVDADGTQIVSNEVYKPGPDGRAAPGAPVRTETFDELVDAGLDVDLLRAERRRTP
- a CDS encoding TadE/TadG family type IV pilus assembly protein is translated as MSAELVLVVPLLMTLLLLIVQFALALHAQHIAQTAASRALAAARAQHATAAAGDARAAATLRLLGGRILTHPTVKVSRGAENVVTHVEGEVVAVVPGLHLRVAGNAAGPTERWAAQTG
- a CDS encoding type II secretion system F family protein, giving the protein MTHHVLIGLLLGAGLALSLWLTVYGALPSPPGRRTAQRRLRLPLQASGRQWLVAAVTAALTMALTGWPVAGLLTMVGVLTLPRLLGRDRQAAARTTRLEAVATWAEMLRDTLSAAAGLEQAILATAPIAPPALREQTARLATRIDDGHPLGEALRTFADEVDDATCDMVTAALVMAAERQARQLSGLLGQLAAATREQVTMRLKTEAGRGRVRTSVRVITCTTLGMAGGLVVLNRPYLTPYASAEGQLVLALVGGLFALAFWWLMKIATLEEEPRVLKTVRPAPGEAGVR